In Thermotomaculum hydrothermale, a single genomic region encodes these proteins:
- the recN gene encoding DNA repair protein RecN — translation MLSFLKIQNLAIADDISLEIPEGFTVLTGETGAGKSIVVDAIALLSGARAYRELIRTGEDKAVVEGIFENLSEETVNMLKQMDIETDGSLTVKRVILKNGKNRVFLNDRLTTLSFLEEIGKKLVEIHSQNDQIQLLNTENHLNYLDIFGSHSSLLQKVNIQHQKVMKEKEKLKKLNISEKEKNQRIDMLKFQISEIKELNLKENEIEELTEKKKFLKNIEKIKENIDIASEILNSEPSLFEQIKNLQRAIESLAGYRENLKVYSEEISNFLNNLKEIDLELGEITYSLESEDLSLDQIENRLYQIEKIQNKYGDSYEEIMEFLKNAEEELSTLEELNFKLKEQRQRVIEETKKYLELAVELSKKRKLTAKKFEKKLTEELKQLAMENVVIDFRISSKNIPEKEEEILNFNTGENGIDSGEIFISPNIGEEPKPLAKIASGGELSRVMLAIKVLTHEDVNKLTVFDEIDTGIGGETAFYIGEKLKKLSQNRQVLCVTHLAQIASKADNHFYIEKIVFEGRTKTMIKLLNKEDRVKEIARMLGGDRFSKTSLNHAKELLGGING, via the coding sequence ATGCTAAGTTTTCTCAAAATTCAAAACCTTGCCATAGCCGATGACATTTCTCTTGAAATCCCGGAAGGGTTTACCGTGTTAACAGGGGAAACAGGAGCAGGAAAATCAATAGTTGTAGATGCAATAGCACTACTTTCAGGTGCAAGGGCTTATAGAGAATTAATTAGAACTGGAGAAGACAAGGCGGTTGTTGAGGGAATATTTGAAAACCTGTCAGAAGAAACTGTCAATATGTTGAAACAAATGGACATAGAAACTGACGGAAGTTTAACTGTAAAGAGGGTAATTTTAAAGAATGGAAAAAACAGGGTTTTTTTAAACGACAGACTTACAACCCTTTCATTCCTTGAAGAGATTGGGAAAAAACTTGTTGAGATACACTCTCAAAACGACCAGATACAATTGTTAAACACTGAAAATCACTTAAATTACCTTGACATTTTTGGTAGCCATTCCAGTTTGCTACAAAAAGTAAATATCCAGCATCAAAAGGTAATGAAAGAAAAAGAAAAATTAAAAAAACTAAATATTAGTGAAAAAGAAAAAAATCAGAGAATAGATATGCTTAAATTCCAGATATCTGAGATTAAAGAGCTTAATTTAAAAGAAAATGAGATAGAAGAATTAACAGAGAAAAAGAAATTCTTAAAAAACATTGAAAAGATAAAAGAAAACATTGACATTGCCAGTGAAATACTAAACAGTGAACCATCCCTTTTTGAACAAATAAAAAATCTTCAAAGGGCAATTGAATCACTTGCAGGCTACAGAGAAAACCTGAAAGTGTATTCAGAAGAGATAAGCAACTTTCTCAACAATCTCAAAGAAATTGATTTAGAATTAGGAGAAATCACCTATTCCCTTGAAAGTGAAGATTTATCCCTTGACCAGATAGAAAACAGGCTTTACCAGATAGAAAAAATTCAAAACAAATACGGAGACAGCTATGAAGAAATAATGGAATTTTTAAAAAATGCAGAAGAAGAACTATCAACCCTGGAAGAGTTAAACTTTAAACTAAAAGAGCAAAGGCAAAGAGTTATAGAGGAAACAAAAAAGTATCTTGAATTAGCAGTTGAATTAAGCAAAAAGAGAAAATTAACAGCAAAGAAATTTGAAAAAAAACTTACCGAAGAATTAAAACAACTTGCAATGGAAAATGTTGTAATAGATTTTAGAATAAGCTCAAAAAATATCCCTGAAAAAGAAGAAGAGATTTTAAACTTTAACACAGGTGAAAACGGTATTGACTCTGGAGAAATATTTATATCACCAAATATAGGGGAAGAGCCAAAGCCACTTGCAAAAATTGCATCAGGGGGAGAATTGTCAAGGGTAATGCTTGCAATAAAGGTTTTAACTCACGAAGATGTAAACAAATTAACTGTTTTTGACGAAATAGATACAGGAATAGGGGGAGAAACGGCATTTTATATCGGCGAAAAACTAAAAAAACTCTCCCAGAACAGGCAGGTGCTTTGCGTTACCCACCTTGCACAAATTGCATCAAAAGCAGATAACCACTTTTACATTGAAAAGATAGTATTTGAAGGTAGAACTAAAACAATGATAAAATTACTAAATAAGGAAGACAGGGTAAAAGAAATAGCAAGAATGTTAGGGGGAGACAGGTTTTCAAAAACCTCTTTAAACCATGCAAAAGAACTTTTAGGGGGAATAAATGGGTAA
- a CDS encoding PAS domain S-box protein: MEHIDKFKKILENTNIGILETDINGKIIYINKKAKEVIGLKFPRNNPLFVWEILKNGKNEFNKIVKLIEKNKNGIEGYETKIISEEIKNIWVDVNVTPLKDRETEGYLIFFKDVTKKKILEEKAKETTLYLKNILNDSADAILGITLENKIFLWNKGAEEIYGYTADEVLGKHIDILIPEKLKKENESEKIIKEALKKGYLKNYITERKRKDGEIIKVNITRSAIRDLEGRIFGFSAIVRDITEQEKMQQKLIQSERLSIVGRMASQVAHEIRNPLASISLNLELLEEEIEEIDLDKPKKMELTSLIKTITSEVSHINNITDDYLSFVRMPVLKKSKENLHSIVEDIYNSLKNLLITARIKFVHHKQNIPLIPVDYNQARRAILNIIKNAIEAIGNDGKIEVFTRNYREKKRLCLYIKDSGSGIPEDKLDKIFEPFYTTKATGSGLGMHITYQIMKEHGGEIKITSREGKGTTVSLCFPTEG, translated from the coding sequence ATGGAACATATTGACAAGTTTAAAAAAATACTTGAAAACACAAATATTGGCATTTTAGAAACAGACATAAATGGAAAAATAATCTACATAAATAAAAAGGCCAAAGAGGTTATAGGATTAAAATTTCCACGCAACAACCCTCTTTTCGTATGGGAAATACTCAAAAATGGAAAAAACGAGTTCAACAAAATTGTAAAACTTATTGAAAAAAACAAAAACGGAATTGAAGGGTATGAAACAAAGATAATAAGTGAAGAGATAAAAAACATCTGGGTGGATGTAAATGTCACCCCCCTCAAAGACAGAGAAACAGAAGGGTATTTGATATTTTTCAAAGATGTAACAAAGAAGAAAATCCTTGAAGAAAAGGCTAAGGAAACAACGCTCTACCTGAAAAACATACTAAACGACTCTGCTGATGCAATTCTTGGGATTACCCTTGAAAACAAAATATTCCTCTGGAACAAAGGGGCTGAAGAGATTTACGGCTACACAGCAGATGAAGTTTTAGGAAAACACATAGATATACTAATCCCTGAAAAATTAAAAAAGGAAAATGAATCTGAAAAAATAATAAAAGAAGCGCTAAAAAAAGGGTATTTGAAAAATTACATTACAGAAAGAAAGAGAAAAGACGGAGAAATAATCAAGGTAAACATAACAAGAAGCGCAATAAGGGATTTAGAGGGGAGAATATTTGGTTTTTCAGCAATAGTAAGGGATATTACCGAACAGGAAAAAATGCAACAAAAATTAATTCAATCTGAAAGGCTTTCAATTGTAGGGAGAATGGCATCTCAGGTTGCACACGAAATAAGAAACCCACTTGCCTCAATCTCTTTAAACCTTGAATTGCTTGAAGAAGAAATAGAGGAAATAGATTTAGATAAACCTAAAAAGATGGAATTAACATCATTAATAAAAACTATCACATCAGAAGTATCCCACATAAACAATATAACAGACGATTACCTCTCATTTGTAAGAATGCCTGTTTTAAAAAAATCAAAGGAAAACCTTCATTCAATTGTTGAAGACATATACAATTCATTAAAAAACCTTCTTATAACAGCAAGGATTAAGTTTGTTCATCACAAACAAAACATACCTCTAATCCCTGTTGACTACAATCAGGCTCGAAGGGCTATTTTAAACATAATCAAAAATGCAATAGAGGCAATAGGAAACGATGGCAAAATAGAAGTTTTTACAAGGAATTACAGAGAAAAGAAAAGACTATGCCTGTACATAAAAGATAGTGGAAGCGGAATACCTGAAGACAAACTTGATAAGATATTTGAGCCATTTTACACTACAAAGGCAACAGGAAGTGGATTGGGGATGCATATAACCTATCAGATAATGAAGGAACACGGTGGAGAAATAAAAATAACTTCCCGGGAAGGCAAAGGCACAACTGTTTCACTTTGCTTTCCAACGGAGGGATAA
- a CDS encoding divergent polysaccharide deacetylase family protein — protein MATKKRRPKRRKKKNLSILKWTSAIFAIVIIGIFLYFLFNSPNRSKSVEQAIKNAYHKTLNSKPVVEKTFDEKANIVYKVNIPLKSKRGFLKNLRKQIPSNFKIKEIDTKNKILLKVDSGKEISKILITLKQKTRKPKIKKKTKQKYMYEEPLPKETAKQRKYKKRIKIKGQPLVAIVIDDCGIGHMESFEKALTIPYPITFAVLPFRTYSKRCAYLANGKGYRVILHMPMEPISYPKADPGPGAIFKTDRKKEILQKLNNAFSNIVFAEGFNNHMGSAITQSRFAVRVFLSYAEKHGKFFLDSRTTPHTVVEEEAKKLGIKVLSRDVFLDNVIEYSHIKKQLEETVKKAYEHGYAIAIGHNYPTTINVLSKEMPKLDKKVNFVFVRDLYYGTY, from the coding sequence ATGGCGACGAAAAAAAGGCGGCCTAAAAGAAGAAAAAAAAAGAACCTGTCTATACTAAAATGGACATCTGCAATTTTTGCAATAGTAATTATCGGGATATTTTTATACTTTCTTTTTAACTCTCCAAATAGAAGTAAGAGTGTTGAGCAGGCTATTAAAAACGCGTACCACAAAACCTTAAACTCAAAGCCTGTTGTTGAAAAAACCTTTGACGAAAAGGCAAACATTGTTTACAAGGTTAATATTCCACTTAAATCAAAAAGAGGTTTTTTAAAAAACCTTAGAAAACAAATCCCATCAAATTTTAAAATAAAAGAAATAGATACAAAGAATAAGATACTTTTAAAGGTTGATAGCGGGAAAGAGATATCAAAAATTCTCATCACCCTGAAACAAAAAACAAGAAAACCTAAAATTAAAAAGAAAACAAAGCAAAAGTATATGTATGAAGAGCCATTACCGAAAGAAACTGCAAAACAAAGAAAGTATAAAAAAAGGATTAAAATCAAAGGACAACCTCTCGTCGCAATTGTTATAGACGATTGTGGAATTGGTCATATGGAATCTTTTGAAAAAGCCCTTACAATCCCCTACCCCATAACATTTGCAGTACTTCCATTCAGAACTTATTCAAAAAGATGCGCTTACCTTGCAAACGGGAAAGGTTACAGAGTAATACTTCACATGCCTATGGAACCTATCAGCTATCCAAAAGCAGACCCTGGCCCAGGTGCAATATTTAAAACTGATAGAAAAAAAGAGATTTTACAAAAACTTAACAATGCCTTTTCAAACATTGTTTTTGCCGAAGGGTTTAATAACCATATGGGGTCTGCAATTACACAGTCCCGATTTGCGGTAAGGGTTTTTCTATCATACGCTGAAAAACACGGGAAATTCTTTTTAGATTCAAGGACAACCCCTCACACAGTGGTTGAAGAAGAGGCTAAAAAACTTGGGATAAAAGTTCTTTCAAGGGATGTTTTTCTGGACAATGTAATAGAATATTCTCACATAAAAAAACAGTTAGAAGAAACTGTTAAAAAGGCATATGAGCATGGCTACGCAATTGCAATTGGGCACAATTACCCAACAACAATTAATGTTTTATCAAAAGAAATGCCTAAACTTGACAAAAAGGTAAACTTTGTTTTTGTCAGGGATCTATACTATGGAACATATTGA
- a CDS encoding S41 family peptidase, whose protein sequence is MKSKIKLIVFVLLIAFISSYAFIKFKKSRDEDPYKMFGIFAKVYDIVIQRYVEPVDQNKLILGAYRGGVQSLNEDNSFITKDIMEKIKDRFNYKGNIGIKVTKRGNYAQVVYSNPESDAFKAGIKPGTIIRKINSMQAFNMSLYEINAMLHGKVGDKIAIDFYSTDLSKDIEKQFEYKEYKPVDFKIDTIKNAKVFKLFRFTKECFENMKNYIKENDTPIIDIRYSMDDNYEEMVNFASYLKGEPLSVLAKTKEKEEEIKSTIQEKFDGKKTLFLATSSLTMGAADVFANLLKGTPYIKTVGGRTSGSAYKYQTFKLKSGDYVNIAVKMFKPLTKKGLLPDIRSFIDDDEIIDAVRRYKKEEKKDNGDEKKAA, encoded by the coding sequence ATGAAATCAAAGATTAAATTAATAGTTTTTGTTTTGCTAATTGCTTTTATTAGCTCTTACGCTTTTATTAAATTTAAAAAATCAAGGGACGAAGACCCCTACAAAATGTTTGGAATATTTGCAAAGGTTTACGATATTGTAATCCAAAGATATGTTGAGCCTGTTGACCAGAATAAATTGATTTTAGGTGCCTACAGAGGGGGAGTGCAAAGCTTAAATGAAGACAACAGTTTTATTACAAAAGACATTATGGAAAAGATAAAAGACAGGTTTAATTATAAGGGAAACATAGGTATTAAGGTTACAAAAAGGGGGAATTACGCACAGGTTGTTTACTCAAACCCTGAAAGCGACGCATTCAAAGCAGGGATAAAGCCTGGCACAATAATTAGAAAAATAAATAGTATGCAGGCATTTAATATGTCTCTGTACGAAATAAACGCAATGCTTCACGGAAAGGTTGGAGATAAAATTGCAATAGACTTCTATTCAACAGACCTCTCAAAAGATATAGAAAAACAGTTTGAGTATAAGGAATACAAACCTGTTGATTTTAAGATAGACACAATAAAAAACGCAAAAGTCTTTAAACTCTTTAGATTTACAAAAGAATGCTTTGAAAATATGAAAAACTACATAAAAGAAAACGATACCCCCATAATAGACATAAGGTATTCAATGGACGACAATTATGAAGAAATGGTAAACTTTGCATCCTACCTTAAGGGAGAGCCTCTGTCTGTGCTTGCAAAAACCAAAGAAAAAGAAGAGGAAATCAAATCAACCATTCAGGAAAAATTTGACGGCAAAAAAACCTTATTCCTCGCTACATCTTCTCTTACAATGGGTGCAGCTGATGTCTTTGCAAACCTGCTTAAAGGAACACCCTACATTAAGACAGTAGGGGGAAGAACAAGCGGAAGTGCATACAAATACCAGACATTTAAATTGAAATCAGGAGATTATGTAAATATAGCGGTAAAGATGTTTAAGCCGCTAACCAAAAAAGGGCTTTTACCAGATATTAGAAGCTTTATTGATGACGACGAAATTATTGACGCTGTAAGAAGATACAAAAAAGAAGAGAAAAAAGATAATGGCGACGAAAAAAAGGCGGCCTAA
- a CDS encoding murein hydrolase activator EnvC family protein, giving the protein MFNRKVFLIILTILFFSHNLYPSESLVFTLKENIKELEQNYNRLKQQAKTVSDNIELISRKIEILKTKTKMLRLKKIETEKEIKELKSEIKKLQKDIEETKKYLKIRIKELYKKGDYTTLEALLSPSKEQEYLYQLNTLSYLSDKDKKLLRKLRKLTDEKEQKVKMLEFERKDLEETISQLSDTKKQLSQTLREQKRLFKQLKRKKSRYVSLLKERNRLLKLLVESLSKKPTPQNPSAIPMDKFKGLLSLPVSGRLIERFGTYRIGKYRAKIKNNGITLKVRKGKKVKVFYDGVVVFADWYKSYGKLIIIDHGFGYYTFYAHLDKIFVKINQTVSKGDVIATTGNTASLQGYIFHFEIWHNKKPLNPLKWVKKR; this is encoded by the coding sequence ATGTTTAATAGAAAAGTTTTTCTAATAATCCTCACAATTCTATTTTTTTCTCATAATCTATACCCATCTGAAAGCCTTGTCTTCACATTAAAAGAAAACATAAAGGAGCTGGAACAGAATTATAACCGTCTTAAACAGCAGGCAAAAACAGTTAGCGACAATATTGAGTTAATTTCAAGAAAAATAGAGATTTTAAAAACAAAAACAAAAATGCTTAGACTGAAAAAAATAGAGACTGAAAAAGAGATAAAAGAACTAAAAAGCGAAATAAAAAAACTGCAAAAAGATATAGAAGAAACAAAAAAATATCTAAAAATAAGAATAAAAGAGCTGTACAAAAAGGGAGATTACACAACACTTGAAGCATTACTATCCCCATCAAAGGAACAGGAGTATCTATACCAGCTAAACACTCTTTCCTATTTAAGCGATAAAGATAAGAAGCTTTTAAGAAAATTGAGAAAACTCACCGATGAAAAAGAGCAAAAGGTAAAAATGCTTGAATTTGAAAGAAAAGACCTTGAAGAAACAATAAGCCAGCTCTCCGACACCAAAAAACAACTTTCTCAAACTTTAAGGGAACAAAAAAGGCTTTTTAAACAACTAAAAAGAAAAAAATCAAGGTATGTATCTCTATTAAAAGAAAGAAACAGGCTTTTAAAATTACTTGTTGAATCATTATCAAAAAAACCAACCCCTCAAAACCCATCTGCAATTCCAATGGATAAATTCAAAGGATTGCTTTCCCTACCTGTCAGTGGGAGGCTTATTGAAAGGTTCGGCACATACAGAATTGGGAAATACAGGGCAAAGATAAAAAACAACGGCATAACCTTAAAGGTAAGAAAGGGGAAAAAGGTCAAAGTCTTTTACGATGGAGTGGTTGTTTTTGCAGACTGGTATAAAAGTTACGGCAAACTTATAATAATTGACCACGGTTTTGGATACTACACTTTTTATGCACATCTTGACAAAATTTTTGTTAAAATCAATCAGACAGTATCAAAGGGAGATGTAATAGCAACAACGGGAAATACAGCATCTTTACAGGGCTATATATTTCATTTTGAAATATGGCATAATAAAAAGCCTTTGAATCCGCTAAAATGGGTAAAAAAGAGATAG
- a CDS encoding PfkB family carbohydrate kinase, with protein sequence MAIIAVGSVAYDSLKTPFGERERVLGGSATHFSMGASLFTKVNLVGVVGKDFREEDIELLRNRGVNLEGLVQKEGKTFFWKGEYRENLNEAITHDTQLNVFAEFDPVIPESYMDSNILFLGNIHPELQLKVINQVENKVKFIAADTMNLWINTTPEQLKEVIKRVNLIFVNDGEARLLTGEKIVVKAAKKILDMGPDFVCIKRGEYGASLFSKNDTALLPAFPVEKVIDPTGAGDTFAAGFLGYVDKYGNFSFDTFREGLKVGTVLSSFQIEDFSVDRMRTLTLTEVENRLNLFRKFIR encoded by the coding sequence ATGGCAATAATCGCAGTTGGTTCTGTTGCTTACGATTCTTTAAAAACCCCGTTTGGAGAAAGGGAAAGGGTTTTAGGCGGTTCTGCAACACACTTTTCAATGGGAGCATCCCTCTTTACAAAGGTTAACCTTGTTGGAGTTGTTGGTAAGGATTTTAGAGAAGAGGATATTGAACTATTAAGGAATAGAGGGGTAAACCTTGAAGGGCTTGTTCAAAAAGAAGGCAAAACATTTTTCTGGAAAGGGGAGTACAGGGAAAACCTCAACGAGGCTATAACCCATGACACCCAGTTAAATGTATTTGCTGAGTTTGACCCGGTAATCCCTGAATCCTATATGGATTCAAATATTCTATTTTTAGGCAATATCCACCCTGAACTCCAATTAAAGGTAATCAATCAGGTTGAAAACAAGGTTAAGTTTATCGCAGCAGACACAATGAATCTGTGGATAAACACAACCCCTGAACAGTTAAAAGAGGTTATAAAAAGGGTAAACCTTATATTTGTGAACGACGGAGAGGCAAGGCTTTTAACAGGGGAAAAAATTGTTGTTAAAGCAGCAAAAAAAATCCTTGATATGGGCCCTGATTTTGTATGCATAAAAAGAGGAGAGTACGGCGCATCTCTATTTTCAAAAAATGATACTGCACTTCTTCCTGCCTTCCCTGTTGAAAAGGTTATAGACCCAACAGGTGCAGGAGACACATTTGCTGCAGGATTTTTAGGGTATGTGGACAAGTACGGAAACTTTTCCTTTGACACATTCAGAGAAGGATTAAAGGTTGGAACAGTGCTTTCTTCATTTCAAATAGAGGATTTCAGTGTTGACAGAATGAGAACATTAACTTTAACAGAGGTGGAAAACAGGCTTAACCTTTTTAGAAAATTTATTAGATGA
- a CDS encoding TlpA disulfide reductase family protein: protein MKKKIILFLIPLFALNLFAGLKNDYNETLKKLKKEANLIATENELISFNKKVKSTYLNLIKENQSNLTDEEKILAARLLNEIDMPEKALSFLKKVKINKENKNYYYATLGQTYFLSGKYNEAIKSFETINYSQPRVALDFINVGFGLLKREKYQLAKKVFQKVLSAQVNNINVRYFAALGMMEYFELQNKIKEGENYFSEILKTISDKNEKTLIDNVASQLELIGKPAFELSNTVLTFNKDKISISQNKGKYTLIFFFAGRSIGSVIAMPYIDGVYTKYKNRISVIGINLFPKKVDFEKQKKFFTWYITQNKKIKYPVAILENDKTYKDYRVYTLPHFVFIDPEGKISKIFIGFPQRQFNPMLSYLEKIGKNKKK, encoded by the coding sequence ATGAAAAAGAAAATAATTTTATTTTTGATTCCCCTGTTTGCATTAAACCTCTTTGCAGGATTAAAAAATGACTACAATGAAACATTAAAAAAGCTTAAAAAAGAGGCAAACCTGATTGCAACAGAGAATGAGCTTATTAGTTTTAACAAAAAAGTAAAGTCAACTTACCTGAATTTAATTAAAGAAAACCAATCAAATCTAACAGACGAAGAAAAGATTTTAGCCGCAAGGCTATTAAATGAAATTGATATGCCTGAAAAAGCGCTATCGTTTTTAAAAAAGGTAAAAATCAACAAAGAAAATAAAAATTATTATTACGCAACTCTGGGGCAAACATACTTTTTGTCGGGAAAATACAATGAAGCTATAAAGAGTTTTGAAACAATAAATTACTCCCAGCCAAGGGTTGCTCTTGATTTTATAAATGTTGGTTTTGGTTTGTTAAAGAGAGAAAAATACCAGTTGGCAAAAAAGGTTTTCCAGAAAGTATTGTCCGCACAGGTAAATAATATTAATGTTAGATACTTTGCCGCATTGGGAATGATGGAATACTTTGAATTGCAAAACAAAATAAAAGAGGGGGAAAATTATTTTTCAGAAATCTTAAAAACAATATCAGACAAAAATGAAAAAACATTGATTGACAATGTTGCAAGCCAGTTGGAGTTGATAGGCAAACCTGCCTTTGAACTATCAAACACTGTTCTTACTTTTAATAAAGATAAAATTTCAATATCACAAAACAAAGGGAAATATACATTAATATTCTTCTTTGCCGGCCGTTCAATAGGAAGTGTTATAGCAATGCCCTACATTGACGGAGTCTATACAAAATACAAAAACAGAATTTCAGTTATAGGGATTAACCTCTTCCCCAAAAAGGTTGACTTTGAAAAGCAGAAAAAGTTCTTTACCTGGTATATAACACAGAATAAAAAGATTAAATACCCTGTCGCAATTTTAGAAAACGATAAAACTTACAAAGATTACAGGGTTTATACACTCCCCCATTTTGTTTTTATAGACCCTGAAGGGAAAATTTCAAAAATATTCATAGGCTTTCCTCAAAGACAGTTTAACCCAATGCTTTCATACCTTGAAAAAATAGGGAAGAATAAGAAAAAGTGA
- a CDS encoding M48 family metallopeptidase has product MKIEIIRKRIKNIYIRVDEDGTIKVSAPYKTPDSYIKQIINKRLSKLKRISEEKKKAFVNLGNAKEIPYLGKMIEVKKIKSKKYSLEFRNNTLFLHLKEVSPEKSEELILKWYKGETKRIVLLFIEKYLPLISRKINRISVKNMKTRWGSCNSKKGYLNFSLKLAQKPIKGIEYVVVHELTHLIHANHSKEFYNRLERLMPDYKKAKETLY; this is encoded by the coding sequence ATGAAGATTGAAATTATAAGAAAAAGAATAAAAAACATTTACATAAGAGTTGATGAGGACGGCACAATAAAAGTTTCAGCACCGTATAAAACCCCAGATTCTTACATTAAACAAATTATCAACAAAAGACTATCAAAGCTTAAAAGGATTTCAGAAGAAAAGAAAAAAGCATTTGTTAATTTAGGGAATGCAAAAGAAATTCCATATCTTGGGAAAATGATTGAGGTAAAGAAAATAAAATCAAAAAAGTATAGCCTTGAATTTAGAAACAATACCCTTTTTCTACATTTAAAAGAAGTCTCCCCAGAGAAAAGTGAAGAATTGATATTAAAGTGGTACAAAGGGGAAACAAAGAGAATTGTTTTGTTGTTTATTGAAAAGTATTTACCCTTAATTTCAAGAAAAATAAACAGAATCAGTGTAAAAAACATGAAAACAAGGTGGGGCTCGTGCAATTCAAAAAAGGGATACCTTAACTTTAGCCTGAAACTTGCTCAAAAGCCAATAAAGGGCATTGAATATGTGGTTGTTCATGAATTGACACATCTTATACATGCAAATCACTCAAAAGAGTTTTATAATAGGTTGGAAAGGCTTATGCCTGACTATAAGAAAGCAAAGGAAACACTTTATTAA
- a CDS encoding glycosyltransferase family 9 protein, protein MNEKRRVIENILGKKIEKILVCRLSAIGDVVRTVPSVAALRKIFPDCKIDWLVEDRCAQIITGLEYIDNLKIVPRRKWKRLGLLSKIKGYFNFINSEIESEDYDLFVDFHGILKSGLYGYFAKIPVRLGYRKPIAKELNTLFTNYKIEKVEKKLSRYERNFLIPLHFDKNLKQEKAKLPIGEDNRKFAEEWLKENGLSEKEYAFIYPGTSAKGRYKRWMPENYGKLCDLIYRKLNLPCVIGWGPGEEEIVEKLVSSAKNRVYVLPLTTMKQLSAFIEKAKIFIGGDTGPMHISSLVNTPVVTIFGPSDPIINQPATFTPFKIVYANWHCSPCRNKKCKTLDCLKAISPEKVVEEIEKLLKKIDED, encoded by the coding sequence ATGAACGAAAAGAGAAGAGTGATTGAAAATATTTTAGGTAAAAAAATAGAAAAAATCCTCGTCTGCCGGCTGTCTGCAATAGGAGATGTGGTAAGAACGGTGCCATCTGTTGCCGCTTTGAGAAAGATTTTCCCTGATTGCAAAATTGACTGGCTTGTTGAAGACAGGTGCGCTCAAATAATTACAGGGCTTGAATACATTGACAACCTAAAAATAGTTCCGAGAAGAAAATGGAAAAGGTTAGGCCTTTTATCAAAAATCAAAGGTTACTTCAATTTCATCAACTCTGAAATAGAAAGTGAAGATTATGATTTATTTGTGGATTTTCACGGAATATTGAAAAGTGGGCTATACGGTTACTTTGCAAAAATCCCTGTAAGGCTTGGATACAGAAAACCAATAGCAAAAGAGTTGAACACCCTTTTCACAAATTACAAAATAGAAAAGGTTGAGAAAAAGCTTTCAAGGTATGAGAGAAACTTCCTCATCCCCCTTCACTTTGACAAAAATCTAAAACAGGAAAAAGCAAAACTTCCCATAGGGGAAGATAATAGAAAATTTGCAGAAGAGTGGTTAAAAGAAAATGGATTATCAGAAAAAGAATATGCTTTTATCTATCCGGGAACAAGCGCAAAGGGGAGATACAAAAGGTGGATGCCTGAAAACTATGGAAAACTATGCGATTTAATCTACCGAAAATTAAACCTTCCCTGTGTAATTGGATGGGGCCCGGGAGAAGAAGAGATAGTTGAAAAACTTGTATCAAGCGCAAAAAACAGGGTATATGTTTTGCCTTTAACCACAATGAAACAATTATCAGCCTTTATTGAAAAGGCAAAGATTTTTATAGGGGGAGACACAGGGCCAATGCACATTTCAAGCCTTGTAAACACTCCTGTTGTTACAATATTTGGCCCATCAGACCCAATAATAAATCAACCTGCAACCTTTACCCCTTTTAAGATTGTTTATGCAAACTGGCATTGCTCACCATGCAGAAATAAAAAGTGTAAAACTCTTGATTGCTTAAAGGCAATTTCTCCTGAAAAAGTGGTTGAAGAAATAGAAAAGCTTTTAAAAAAGATTGATGAAGATTGA